In a single window of the Candidatus Methylomirabilota bacterium genome:
- the clpB gene encoding ATP-dependent chaperone ClpB, with product MRLDKFTVKAQEALQAAQSLADREGHQALEPEHLLAALVEQPEGVVGPLLAKLGARREAIQQALRAELAKLPTVTGGSGQYLGERTRKALARAQAEAERLKDEYVSTEHLLLALAQERDGAAGRLLAQHGATPDAIYKALVEVRGSQRVTDPNPEDKYQALQRYARDLTELARKGKLDPVIGRDEEIRRVIQVLSRRTKNNPVLIGEPGVGKTAIVEGLAQRIVAGDVPDGLKGKTLVALDIGALVAGSKYRGEFEDRLKAVLKEITESEGRIVCFIDELHTLVGAGAAEGAVDAANMLKPALARGELRCIGATTLDEYRKHVEKDAALERRFQPVMVREPSVEDTIAILRGLKDKYETHHKVKIKDTALVAAAVLSHRYIADRFLPDKAIDLVDEAAARIRIQIESKPQEIDEIDRRVMQLQIERVSVARDDDPLSRERLQKIDAELAELQEKGAALKARWQVEREGITRLGKVREEIEAARQQMAEAERRGDLTKAAELRYGTLLALEKQLAELEGRLAERGAQGRMLREEVDEEDIAITVAKWTGIPVTRLLEGEIQKLVRMEERLAERVVGQEEAIRAVANAVRRARSGLADENRPIGSFLFLGPTGVGKTELARALAEFLFDDERAMIRLDMSEYMEKHTVARLIGAPPGYVGYDEGGQLTEAVRRRPYSVVLFDEIEKAHADVFNVLLQLLDDGRLTDGHGRTVDFRNTVVIMTSNLGSHIFREYEKPDKVRPLLMQELRNTLRPEFLNRIDEVVIFHPLGREELARIVEIQLGRLRRRLEAKRLTLEVTDAAKALLGREGHDPTFGARPLKRTIQRLIQDPLALRLLEGEFKEGDTVVVDAVGDALTFRREVAAEVLN from the coding sequence ATGAGACTCGACAAGTTCACGGTGAAGGCACAGGAAGCGTTGCAGGCGGCGCAGTCGCTCGCGGACCGCGAGGGCCACCAGGCGCTCGAGCCCGAGCACCTCCTCGCGGCGCTGGTCGAGCAGCCCGAGGGCGTCGTCGGCCCGCTGCTCGCCAAGCTCGGCGCGCGGCGCGAGGCGATCCAGCAGGCCTTGCGGGCCGAGCTCGCGAAGCTCCCCACGGTCACCGGCGGGAGCGGCCAGTATCTCGGCGAGCGCACGCGCAAGGCGCTCGCGCGCGCGCAGGCGGAGGCCGAGCGTCTCAAGGACGAGTACGTCTCGACCGAGCACCTCCTGCTGGCGCTCGCGCAGGAGCGCGACGGGGCCGCGGGGCGCCTCCTGGCGCAGCACGGCGCCACGCCGGACGCCATCTACAAGGCGCTCGTCGAGGTGCGCGGCTCCCAGCGGGTCACCGACCCGAATCCGGAGGACAAGTACCAGGCGCTGCAGCGCTACGCGCGCGACCTCACGGAGCTCGCCCGCAAGGGCAAGCTCGACCCCGTCATCGGCCGCGACGAGGAGATCCGGCGCGTCATCCAGGTCCTCTCGCGCCGCACGAAGAACAACCCGGTGCTGATCGGCGAGCCCGGCGTCGGCAAGACCGCGATCGTCGAGGGCCTCGCACAGCGCATCGTCGCGGGCGACGTGCCGGACGGGCTCAAGGGCAAGACGCTCGTGGCGCTCGACATCGGCGCCCTCGTCGCCGGCTCCAAGTATCGGGGGGAGTTCGAGGACCGGCTGAAGGCCGTGCTCAAGGAGATCACCGAGTCGGAGGGCCGGATCGTCTGCTTCATCGACGAGCTCCACACGCTCGTGGGCGCGGGCGCGGCCGAGGGCGCGGTGGACGCGGCGAACATGCTCAAGCCCGCGCTGGCGCGCGGCGAGCTCCGCTGCATCGGCGCGACGACGCTCGACGAGTACCGCAAGCACGTCGAGAAGGACGCCGCGCTCGAGCGGCGGTTCCAGCCGGTCATGGTGCGCGAGCCGTCCGTCGAGGACACGATCGCGATCCTCCGGGGCCTCAAGGACAAGTACGAGACGCACCACAAGGTGAAGATCAAGGACACGGCGCTCGTCGCGGCGGCGGTGCTCTCGCACCGGTACATCGCCGACCGGTTCCTCCCCGACAAGGCCATCGACCTCGTGGACGAGGCCGCGGCCCGCATCCGCATCCAGATCGAGTCCAAGCCGCAGGAGATCGACGAGATCGACCGCCGCGTGATGCAGCTCCAGATCGAGCGCGTCTCCGTCGCGCGCGATGACGATCCCCTCTCGCGCGAGCGGCTCCAGAAGATCGACGCCGAGCTGGCGGAGCTCCAGGAGAAGGGCGCCGCGCTCAAGGCCCGCTGGCAGGTCGAGCGCGAGGGCATCACGCGGCTCGGCAAGGTCAGGGAGGAGATCGAGGCCGCCAGGCAGCAGATGGCCGAGGCCGAGCGGCGGGGCGACCTCACGAAGGCCGCCGAGCTCCGCTACGGCACGCTCCTCGCGCTCGAGAAGCAGCTCGCCGAGCTCGAAGGGCGTCTCGCCGAGCGCGGGGCGCAGGGCCGCATGCTGCGCGAGGAGGTGGACGAGGAGGACATCGCCATCACGGTGGCGAAGTGGACCGGGATTCCGGTGACGCGGCTCCTCGAGGGCGAGATCCAGAAGCTCGTCCGCATGGAGGAGCGGCTCGCGGAGCGTGTGGTCGGCCAGGAGGAAGCGATCCGCGCGGTCGCGAACGCCGTCCGGCGGGCGCGCTCCGGCCTCGCGGACGAAAACCGCCCCATCGGCTCCTTCCTGTTCCTCGGGCCGACCGGCGTGGGCAAGACCGAGCTCGCGCGGGCGCTCGCCGAGTTCCTGTTCGACGACGAGCGGGCCATGATCCGCCTGGACATGTCCGAGTACATGGAGAAGCACACGGTGGCGCGGCTCATCGGCGCGCCCCCCGGCTACGTCGGGTACGACGAGGGCGGCCAGCTGACCGAAGCCGTGCGCCGGCGTCCGTATTCTGTGGTCCTGTTCGATGAGATCGAGAAGGCGCACGCCGACGTCTTCAACGTCCTGCTTCAGCTCCTCGACGACGGCCGATTGACCGACGGCCACGGCCGCACGGTGGACTTCCGGAACACGGTCGTCATCATGACCTCGAATCTCGGGAGCCACATCTTCCGCGAGTACGAGAAGCCCGACAAGGTGCGGCCGCTCCTCATGCAGGAGCTGCGGAACACGCTGCGGCCGGAGTTCCTCAACCGCATCGACGAGGTGGTGATCTTCCACCCGCTCGGGCGCGAGGAGCTCGCGCGGATCGTCGAGATCCAGCTCGGGCGTCTCCGCCGCCGGCTCGAGGCCAAGCGCCTCACGCTCGAGGTGACCGACGCGGCGAAGGCGCTGCTCGGCCGCGAGGGCCACGACCCGACGTTCGGCGCGCGGCCCCTCAAGCGCACGATCCAGCGGCTCATCCAGGATCCGCTGGCGCTCAGGCTGCTCGAGGGCGAGTTCAAGGAGGGCGACACGGTCGTCGTGGACGCGGTGGGCGACGCCCTCACCTTCAGGCGCGAGGTGGCCGCGGAAGTCCTGAACTGA